The Anoplopoma fimbria isolate UVic2021 breed Golden Eagle Sablefish chromosome 5, Afim_UVic_2022, whole genome shotgun sequence genome contains a region encoding:
- the LOC129091692 gene encoding alpha-1,6-mannosylglycoprotein 6-beta-N-acetylglucosaminyltransferase B-like, translated as MHVALRPRSGCLVLCLCLSVFTLLLQSLWVPLEMTREEPAGRSPEEQGQRGLGFRRLALRLEALSTQVQRLSRERGHVSQLTRDDLSLLLQSIRQDHQGLARLVERELKRVSQRLDQLHQQRHHQSHTPSHDLRLYTGPSEKCEVPMDRAYPVCAEKVEFLRARWQSDPCYAFYGVDGTTCSILTYLSQIEDFCPFRLGRNHSSLPWHQKPHHTEKAEIRTTLSPLYEVISNSSGPAVNFIRSRVERMSGRWIQAALRMRQSSNKTVSTQMRVLLYPGALAGSVGQRFEALVDRGGPLGELVQWADLSASLTILGHNLTFSTSQQRLHSLIGAAPGQGSCPIQRPLAFDLIYTDYHGLAHLHGAMGLAFLHYQCRFRILDSFGTEPAFNLGSYARSHGYKTLWGSWGLQPLQYMIMFPHTPDNSFLGFVSEEAAREEVREDELEPDSYKKDRIAVIYGKQDYMWKGKSEYLEVISEEMETHATVYQPPGLASNLPSFIRNHGLLTQEHFLRLLSRAKVFVGLGFPYEGPAPIEAIALGCVFLQPRFHPPHSSDNNDFYKGKPTTRQITSQHPYAEKFIGKPHVWTVDVTNKTDVREAVRAILRTEVKTFTPREFTCEGMLERVRGYITHQNFCSKSDPTWPPESALRVHLGPLGQSCVSVCRRSSLVCEPALFHHLNSPAAFDRLRIGCSIMGKEVNHLFPSYNPWGRQCGLQQEPLLFSCAGSDPSHRRLCPCRAHLPGQVALCPDCL; from the exons GTCAGCGTGGTCTTGGCTTTCGTAGGCTGGCGCTTCGCTTGGAGGCTTTGAGTACTCAGGTGCAGAggctgagcagagagaggggtCATGTCTCCCAGCTGACCAGAGATGATCTCAGCCTGCTGCTGCAAAG cattAGACAGGATCATCAAGGCTTAGCCCGCTTGGTGGAGCGGGAGCTGAAGAGAGTGTCTCAGAGGCTTGACCAGCTTCATCAACAGCGTCACCATCAGTCTCACACACCATCACATGACCTCAGACTATACACAG GGCCCAGTGAGAAGTGTGAGGTGCCAATGGATCGTGCGTATCCGGTTTGTGCGGAGAAAGTGGAG TTCCTGCGGGCTCGTTGGCAGTCAGACCCCTGTTATGCCTTTTATGGGGTGGATGGTACCACCTGCTCCATATTGACATACCTCAGCCAAATAGAGGACTTTTGTCCCTTTCGTCTTGGAAGAAACCACTCTTCACTGCCATGGCACCAGAAACCTCACCACACTGAGAAG GCGGAGATACGTACTACTCTGAGCCCGCTGTATGAGGTCATCAGCAACAGCAGCGGTCCTGCCGTGAACTTCATCCGGTCCAGAGTGGAAAGGATGTCTGGGCGGTGGATACAGGCTGCTCTGAGGATGAGGCAAAGCAGCAACAAGACAGTCTCGACCCAGATGAGG GTGCTGCTTTATCCTGGGGCCCTGGCTGGCAGTGTCGGCCAGCGTTTTGAGGCCCTGGTGGACAGAGGGGGTCCTCTAGGGGAGCTGGTCCAGTGGGCCGACCTCAGCGCCTCTCTGACAATCCTGGGCCACAACTTAACCTTCAGCACCTCACAGCAACGGCTCCACAG CCTGATAGGTGCTGCGCCAGGCCAGGGCAGTTGTCCAATCCAGAGGCCCCTGGCCTTTGACCTCATCTACACTGACTACCATGGCCTTGCTCACCTTCATGGCGCCATGGGACTGGCTTTCCTGCATTACCA gTGTCGCTTCAGAATCCTGGACTCTTTTGGCACCGAACCAGCCTTTAACTTGGGGAGTTATGCGCGTAGTCATGGATATAAAACACTGTGGGGAAGCTGGGGACTGCAGCCTCTGCAGTACATGATCATGTTCC CTCATACTCCTGATAACTCCTTCCTGGGCTTTGTGAGTGAGGAGGCAgcgagggaggaggtgagggaggatgAGCTTGAGCCGGACAGCTACAAGAAAGACAGGATAGCAGTCATTTACGGCAAACAGGACTACATGTGGAAG GGTAAATCTGAGTATCTGGAGGTGATCAGTGAAGAGATGGAGACCCATGCTACGGTCTACCAGCCTCCAGGACTCGCTTCTAATCTGCCCAGCTTCATCAGAAACCACGGCCTGCTGACTCAGGAACACTTCCTACGACTTCTAAGCAGAGCCAAG GTCTTTGTAGGTCTCGGGTTCCCCTATGAGGGACCAGCACCCATTGAGGCTATAGCCCTGGGCTGTGTCTTCCTGCAGCCACGATTTCACCCACCACACTCATCAGACAACAATGACTTCTACAAAGGGAAGCCCACCACAAGACAG ATCACCTCCCAGCACCCTTATGCTGAGAAATTCATAGGAAAACCTCACGTGTGGACCGTAGATGTGACCAACAAGACTGACGTACGGGAGGCAGTCAGAGCCATTTTACGCACGGAG GTGAAGACTTTCACACCCCGGGAGTTCACTTGTGAGGGAATGCTGGAGAGGGTTCGTGGCTACATCACTCACCAG AATTTCTGCAGTAAATCTGACCCTACTTGGCCACCAGAAAGTGCTCTAAGGGTTCACCTGGGTCCCCTGGGTCAGtcgtgcgtgagtgtgtgtcgACGGTCCTCTCTAGTGTGCGAGCCAGCTCTGTTTCACCACCTAAACAGTCCTGCTGCGTTCGACAG ACTCAGGATAGGCTGCTCCATCATGGGAAAGGAAGTCAACCACCTGTTTCCTTCCTACAACCCTTGGGGCCGACAGTGTGGCCTTCAGCAGGAGCCTCTGCTGTTCAGTTGTGCCGGCTCCGACCCCTCTCACCGCAGACTGTGTCCCTGCAGAGCTCACCTACCTGGACAAGTAGCACTGTGCCCTGACTGCCTCTAA